The following are from one region of the Paenibacillus sp. JZ16 genome:
- a CDS encoding sigma factor G inhibitor Gin: protein MEELTEHVCIICNQTKTEGITIVSQFVCEECESEIVHTSAEDAKYHFFIRQLKQIAMPKNA, encoded by the coding sequence ATGGAAGAATTGACCGAACACGTGTGTATCATATGCAATCAGACGAAGACAGAGGGAATCACCATTGTCTCGCAATTCGTATGCGAGGAATGTGAGTCCGAAATCGTTCATACCAGTGCGGAAGATGCCAAATATCATTTTTTTATTCGTCAATTAAAACAGATTGCCATGCCGAAAAATGCATAG